The Aphelocoma coerulescens isolate FSJ_1873_10779 chromosome 2, UR_Acoe_1.0, whole genome shotgun sequence genome contains a region encoding:
- the RAB31 gene encoding ras-related protein Rab-31 isoform X4, with protein sequence MTKTVPCGNELHKFLIWDTAGQERFHSLAPMYYRGSAAAVIVYDITKQDSFHTLKKWVKELKEHGPENIVMAIAGNKCDLSDIREVPMKDAKEYAESIGAIVVETSAKNAVNIEELFQGIREVLCSRCTWANKAEEALSMGVSKVSVLCTGEFALS encoded by the exons ATGACTAAAACTGTGCCCTGTGGGAATGAGCTTCATAAATTTCTGATCTGGGACACAGCTGGTCAGGAACGG TTTCATTCCTTGGCTCCAATGTACTACCGAGGTTCAGCAGCAGCCGTGATAGTGTATGATATCACCAAACAG GATTCATTTCATACCTTGAAAAAATGGGTGAAAGAACTAAAAGAACATGGTCCTGAAAACATTGTAATGGCCATCGCTGGAAACAAATGTGATCTTTCTGATATCAG ggAGGTTCCTATGAAGGATGCCAAAGAATATGCAGAATCTATAGGTGCAATTGTTGTTGAAACCAGTGCAAAGAATGCTGTTAACATTGAAGAACTTTTTCAAGGCATAA GAGAGGTACTCTGCAGTCGCTGTACTTGGGCAAATAAGGCTGAGGAGGCACTGAGCATGGGAGTCAGCAAAGTCAGTGTTCTCTGCACTGGGGAATTTGCGCTGAGCTGA
- the RAB31 gene encoding ras-related protein Rab-31 isoform X5: MMAIRELKVCLLGDTGVGKSSIVCRFVQDHFDHNISPTIGASFMTKTVPCGNELHKFLIWDTAGQERFHSLAPMYYRGSAAAVIVYDITKQDSFHTLKKWVKELKEHGPENIVMAIAGNKCDLSDIREVPMKDAKEYAESIGAIVVETSAKNAVNIEELFQGIREVLCSRCTWANKAEEALSMGVSKVSVLCTGEFALS, translated from the exons GATACTGGGGTTGGGAAATCGAGCATCGTTTGTCGGTTTGTCCAGGACCACTTTGATCATAATATTAGTCCTACTATTGG aGCATCCTTCATGACTAAAACTGTGCCCTGTGGGAATGAGCTTCATAAATTTCTGATCTGGGACACAGCTGGTCAGGAACGG TTTCATTCCTTGGCTCCAATGTACTACCGAGGTTCAGCAGCAGCCGTGATAGTGTATGATATCACCAAACAG GATTCATTTCATACCTTGAAAAAATGGGTGAAAGAACTAAAAGAACATGGTCCTGAAAACATTGTAATGGCCATCGCTGGAAACAAATGTGATCTTTCTGATATCAG ggAGGTTCCTATGAAGGATGCCAAAGAATATGCAGAATCTATAGGTGCAATTGTTGTTGAAACCAGTGCAAAGAATGCTGTTAACATTGAAGAACTTTTTCAAGGCATAA GAGAGGTACTCTGCAGTCGCTGTACTTGGGCAAATAAGGCTGAGGAGGCACTGAGCATGGGAGTCAGCAAAGTCAGTGTTCTCTGCACTGGGGAATTTGCGCTGAGCTGA
- the RAB31 gene encoding ras-related protein Rab-31 isoform X3 — protein MMAIRELKDTGVGKSSIVCRFVQDHFDHNISPTIGASFMTKTVPCGNELHKFLIWDTAGQERFHSLAPMYYRGSAAAVIVYDITKQDSFHTLKKWVKELKEHGPENIVMAIAGNKCDLSDIREVPMKDAKEYAESIGAIVVETSAKNAVNIEELFQGIREVLCSRCTWANKAEEALSMGVSKVSVLCTGEFALS, from the exons GATACTGGGGTTGGGAAATCGAGCATCGTTTGTCGGTTTGTCCAGGACCACTTTGATCATAATATTAGTCCTACTATTGG aGCATCCTTCATGACTAAAACTGTGCCCTGTGGGAATGAGCTTCATAAATTTCTGATCTGGGACACAGCTGGTCAGGAACGG TTTCATTCCTTGGCTCCAATGTACTACCGAGGTTCAGCAGCAGCCGTGATAGTGTATGATATCACCAAACAG GATTCATTTCATACCTTGAAAAAATGGGTGAAAGAACTAAAAGAACATGGTCCTGAAAACATTGTAATGGCCATCGCTGGAAACAAATGTGATCTTTCTGATATCAG ggAGGTTCCTATGAAGGATGCCAAAGAATATGCAGAATCTATAGGTGCAATTGTTGTTGAAACCAGTGCAAAGAATGCTGTTAACATTGAAGAACTTTTTCAAGGCATAA GAGAGGTACTCTGCAGTCGCTGTACTTGGGCAAATAAGGCTGAGGAGGCACTGAGCATGGGAGTCAGCAAAGTCAGTGTTCTCTGCACTGGGGAATTTGCGCTGAGCTGA
- the RAB31 gene encoding ras-related protein Rab-31 isoform X1, with the protein MMAIRELKVCLLGDTGVGKSSIVCRFVQDHFDHNISPTIGASFMTKTVPCGNELHKFLIWDTAGQERFHSLAPMYYRGSAAAVIVYDITKQDSFHTLKKWVKELKEHGPENIVMAIAGNKCDLSDIREVPMKDAKEYAESIGAIVVETSAKNAVNIEELFQGIRIPVLVTVCKWEGPCRLEGTSRDFESNFLPKQTW; encoded by the exons GATACTGGGGTTGGGAAATCGAGCATCGTTTGTCGGTTTGTCCAGGACCACTTTGATCATAATATTAGTCCTACTATTGG aGCATCCTTCATGACTAAAACTGTGCCCTGTGGGAATGAGCTTCATAAATTTCTGATCTGGGACACAGCTGGTCAGGAACGG TTTCATTCCTTGGCTCCAATGTACTACCGAGGTTCAGCAGCAGCCGTGATAGTGTATGATATCACCAAACAG GATTCATTTCATACCTTGAAAAAATGGGTGAAAGAACTAAAAGAACATGGTCCTGAAAACATTGTAATGGCCATCGCTGGAAACAAATGTGATCTTTCTGATATCAG ggAGGTTCCTATGAAGGATGCCAAAGAATATGCAGAATCTATAGGTGCAATTGTTGTTGAAACCAGTGCAAAGAATGCTGTTAACATTGAAGAACTTTTTCAAGGCATAA GGATTCCAGTGCTGGTCACTGTTTGCAAGTGGGAAGGACCttgcaggctggaagggacctcacgAGACTTTGAGTCCAACTTTCTGCCCAAGCAGACTTGGTAG